The Triticum aestivum cultivar Chinese Spring chromosome 3A, IWGSC CS RefSeq v2.1, whole genome shotgun sequence genome includes a region encoding these proteins:
- the LOC123061628 gene encoding cytosolic isocitrate dehydrogenase [NADP], translating into MAFEKIKVTNPIVEMDGDEMTRVFWQSIKDKLIFPFLDLDIKYFDLGVLHRDATDDKVTVEAAEATLKYNVAIKCATITPDEDRVKEFNLKQMWRSPNGTIRNIINGTVFREPIICKNVPKLVPGWTKPICIGRHAFGDQYRATDAVLKGPGKLRLVFEGKDETVDLEVFNFTGAGGVAMAMYNTDESIRGFAEASMAIAYEKKWPLYLSTKNTILKKYDGRFKDIFQEIYEAGWKSKYEAAGIWYEHRLIDDMVAYALKSEGGYVWACKNYDGDVQSDFLAQGFGSLGLMTSVLMCPDGKTIEAEAAHGTVTRHFRVHQKGGETSTNSIASIFAWTRGLAHRAKLDENARLLEFAQKLEEACVGTVESGKMTKDLALLVHGSSKVTRGDYLNTEEFIDAVAAELKSRL; encoded by the exons ATGGCGTTCGAGAAGATCAAGGTCACCAACCCCATCGTCGAGATGGACG GCGATGAGATGACCAGAGTATTCTGGCAGTCTATCAAGGACAAG CTTATCTTCCCATTTTTGGACTTGGACATTAAGTACTTTGACTTGGGAGTTCTACACCGCGATGCAACTGATGACAAGGTTACAGTGGAGGCTGCAGAGGCTACTCTCAA GTACAATGTGGCTATTAAATGTGCAACTATTACTCCAG ATGAAGATCGGGTTAAGGAGTTCAACCTAAAACAAATGTGGAGGAGCCCAAATGGCACAATTAGGAACATTATAAACG GCACCGTGTTCAGAGAGCCAATTATATGCAAGAATGTCCCAAAGCTTGTTCCAG GATGGACTAAGCCCATCTGCATTGGAAGGCATGCTTTCGGTGATCAGTACAGAGCAACTGATGCCGTTCTCAAGGGACCTGGCAAACTCAGACTAGTTTTCG AGGGAAAAGACGAGACGGTTGACCTTGAGGTTTTTAACTTCACTGGTGCTGGAGGAGTCGCCATGGCTATGTACAACACAGATGAG TCAATTCGAGGTTTTGCTGAAGCTTCTATGGCAATCGCTTATGAGAAGAAATGGCCATTGTACCTTAGCACAAAAAACACAATCCTTAAGAAATATGATGGCAG GTTCAAGGACATTTTCCAGGAGATCTATGAAGCTGGCTGGAAATCCAAATATGAGGCTGCTGGAATATG GTATGAACATCGTCTCATTGATGACATGGTTGCCTATGCACTTAAGAGCGAAGGAGGCTATGTTTGGGCTTGCAAGAACTATGACGGAGATGTGCAGAGTGATTTCTTAGCTCAAG GTTTTGGTTCTTTGGGCTTGATGACGTCAGTATTG ATGTGCCCTGATGGTAAAACCATCGAAGCTGAAGCTGCCCATGGCACAGTTACCCGCCATTTCCGTGTTCACCAGAAAGGTGGTGAAACCAGCACAAACAGCATTGCTTCAATCTTTGCTTGGACAAGAGGACTTGCACACAG GGCAAAGCTAGACGAGAATGCTAGACTTCTTGAATTTGCACAGAAACTTGAGGAAGCGTGCGTCGGAACTGTGGAgtctgggaagatgaccaaggacCTTGCACTCCTTGTTCATGGATCCTCAAA AGTTACAAGAGGCGATTACCTGAACACTGAAGAGTTCATTGACGCAGTTGCTGCTGAGCTCAAATCAAGACTGTGA